A single genomic interval of Juglans regia cultivar Chandler chromosome 1, Walnut 2.0, whole genome shotgun sequence harbors:
- the LOC109002834 gene encoding ATP-dependent DNA helicase Q-like 3, giving the protein MKKSPLPLQSIRGSVKQVCGKEALVKLLRWHFGHAEFRGRQFEAIEAILSGRDCFCLMPTGGGKSMCYQIPALAKPGIVLVVCPLIALMENQVMALKEKGIAAEYLSSNQTSHAKNKIHEDLDSGKPSLRLLYVTPELIATPGFMSKLTKIYARGLLNLIAVDEAHCISTWGHDFRPSYRKLSSLRNRLPDVPILALTATAVPKVQQDVIESLCLQNPLVLKSSFNRPNIYYEVRYKDLLDDAYADLSNLLKVTGDVCAIVYCLERTTCDDLSAHLSKTGISSAAYHAGLNNKVRTSVLGDWISSKIQVVVATVAFGMGIDRKDVRIVCHFNIPKSMEAFYQESGRAGRDQLPSKSLLYYGVDDRKRMEFILSNSEKKKLPSLRSEEGLSKNSLTDFIQMVEFCEGSGCRRKKILESFGEQVPASLCRKSCDACKHPNLVAKHLEELTTICAVRQKSSFSQIFISSSSDMIDGEQFSEFWNHDNDETRDSDEDISDYDDDTTKAVRSLAGSKLPSHLGLDEKMEFLQRAEERYYQNNISDRQNKKLEKNVISETLRESSKQRLQNALKQAQQRLGILKIEVETSACFLEKECYKKYGKSGKSFYYSQVASTVRWLSNTSLSELTTRLGTTTSLTSEDILSKAEPSTTSLPLLDQGPTKFTSEELNGSSRSEISLGVSPLQSTSSSTDLPVIPSFSDYVNNRNGKGSLTNTSQKQLPRTTVQKNPGKRMKL; this is encoded by the exons ATGAAGAAGTCACCGCTGCCGCTACAGAGCATTCGCGGTTCCGTGAAGCAGGTTTGCGGAAAGGAAGCTCTGGTGAAACTTCTGAGGTGGCATTTCGGTCATGCTGAATTTAGAGGCAGGCAGTTTGAAGCCATCGAAGCTATTCTCTCGG GGAGAGATTGTTTTTGTCTGATGCCAACTGGTGGAGGGAAGTCAATGTGTTATCAGATCCCTGCACTGGCGAAACCTGGAATTGTGCTTGTTGTTTGTCCTCTAATAG CCTTAATG gaaAACCAAGTGATGGCATTGAAGGAGAAAGGAATTGCAGCTGAATATCTGTCTTCAAACCAAACATCACACGCCAAAAACAAG ATCCATGAGGACCTTGATTCTGGAAAACCATCACTTAGGCTGCTGTATGTAACGCCAGAATTGATCGCAACTCCTGGGTTCATGTCAAAGCTGACTAAGATCTATGCTAGAGGGTTGTTGAATCTCATTGCCGTAGATGAG GCACATTGCATCTCAACTTGGGGCCATGATTTCAG GCCTAGCTACCGTAAGCTTTCATCTCTGCGGAACCGGCTTCCTGATGTACCAATACTGGCTTTGACAGCTACTGCTGTTCCTAA AGTTCAGCAGGATGTGATAGAGTCCTTATGCTTGCAAAACCCATTAGTCCTAAAATCATCTTTTAATCgtcctaatatatattatgaag TTCGATACAAAGATCTTCTAGATGATGCCTATGCCGATTTGTCTAATCTACTCAAAGTGACTGGAGATGTTTGTGCAATTGTCTATTGCCTTGAACGTACAACCTGTGATGACTTGTCTgctcatctttcaaaaactgGCATTTCATCTGCTG CTTATCATGCAGGACTGAATAATAAAGTGCGGACATCTGTTTTAGGTGATTGGATTTCTTCTAAGATACAAGTAGTAGTGGCCACAGTAGCTTTTGG GATG ggtATTGATAGAAAGGATGTCAGAATTGTTTGCCACTTTAATATTCCAAAGTCAATGGAAGCCTTCTATCAAGAGTCAGGTAGAGCCGGCCGTGATCAGTTACCCTCAAAAAGTCTTTTGTACTATGGAGTGGATGATCGCAAAAGAATG GAATTTATTCTTAGCAATAGTGAGAAGAAGAAGTTACCGTCCTTGAGGTCAGAGGAAGGATTGTCAAAAAACTCCTTGACTGACTTCATTCAG ATGGTTGAGTTTTGCGAAGGTTCTGGATGCCGAAGGAAAAAGATTCTTGAGAGTTTTGGGGAACAG GTACCTGCATCACTATGTAGAAAATCATGTGATGCTTGCAAACATCCAAACTTAGTGGCCAAGCATTTGGAGGAACTCACAACTATTTGTGCTGTTCGGCAGAAAAGtagtttttctcaaatttttataagcag cTCCTCAGATATGATTGACGGAGAACAATTCTCTGAATTCTGGAATCATGATAATGATGAGACAAGAGATTCTGATGAGGATATATCTGACTATGATG ACGATACCACTAAAGCTGTTCGGAGCCTAGCAGGGTCAAAGTTACCATCACATTTGGGACTAGACGAGAAGATGGAGTTTTTACAGCGTGCAGAAGAAAGATATTACCAGAATAATATCTCTGATAGACAG aataagaAACTAGAGAAGAATGTCATATCTGAGACTTTGAGGGAATCAAGCAAGCAAAGATTACAAAATGCTCTGAAGCAGGCTCAGCAGCGGCTTGGCATCTTGAA AATTGAAGTGGAAACTTCCGCTTGTTTCCTTGAAAAGGAGTGCTACAAGAAATATGGGAAGAgtggaaaatcattttattattcacaagtGGCGAGTACTGTAAGGTGGCTGTCAAACACAAGTTTGTCGGAGTTAACAACTCGGCTTGGTACCACCACCAGTTTGACCTCGGAGGACATTTTGTCTAAAGCAGAGCCTTCTACAACGTCATTGCCTTTGTTGGATCAGGGACCAACAAAATTCACAAGCGAAGAGCTCAATGGCAGCTCTAGATCGGAGATTTCTTTAGGAGTTTCACCACTACAAAGTACTTCCTCTAGTACAGATCTTCCGGTAATTCCATCGTTCTCCGATTATGTCAACAacagaaatggaaaaggaagCCTAACTAATACATCACAAAAGCAATTACCTAGAACAACAGTTCAGAAGAACCCCGGGAAAAGGATGAAATTGTAa